ACGTCTCTggatatcaaaataaagTGGGATTTTAATGACTCTGAAGATTTAATACGGCAAATTTCATCGTTTGACTTTAATTCGGAGAAAATCTGATCAAGAGTGAAGTTCTGCATTTCTGAAGAGGTACCTTGAGGTAGTCTCTGTTGAAACTGCACTTGACCTTGAGACATACCCCTGTATATATTTGTGTTCAACAATGTAGAAAAGCGGGTGAGTGGGTGAAGAAGCGATATAACCAAGTTGCAAGATTTGTTGATGTCTTGATTAGAATTCACGTACGCTGCTTTGGCGAGCATTATAAATGAGATATTGATCCTTCTCCTtagttattttttttcttgcttttACATTTATGTGGTTTTTATGTAcaaataaatcaataaTTAGCTATACAGTTATACGTAGGAATATATATAATCGTTAGATTTTGGGGCAGATGTTTTGAATAACataagaaaatcaaagacaGAATCAAGCAGAAACTCTCCTTAATAATTCATTGTAAAGAGCCTCACAATCAGCAGAGAACTTTCTGATACCTTCAGacaatttttcagttgCCATTGCATCCTCATTCAAGAGGAATCTAAAATCTGGCTCATCGTCAACATAGGAGACTTTTTCAAGATCCAATTCCTTTGCCTTAGAAGCGTCTAAAACCTTTGGAAGTGGGTCATTGGAATTAGCCAGTTTATCCAACAAACTTGGAGAAATGGTCAAGTAGTCACAACCTGCCAAAGCTGCAATTTCACCAGTGTTTCTGAAGGAGGCACCCATGACAATTGTCTTGTAGCCAAACTTCTTGTAGTAGTTGAAGATGTTTCTAACGGACAAAACACCAGGATCGGTTTCAGAGGTGTATTCCTTACCAGTGGAAGCCTTGTACCAGTCCAAAATTCTACCGACAAATGGAGAAATAAGTGTGACATTAGCTTCTGCACATGCAACAGCCTGAACAAAGGAGAACAAAAGCGTCAAATTACAGTGGATACCATGCTTGGATTCCAACTCCCTTGCAGCTTGGATACCTTCCCAAGTGGAGGCAATCTTGATCAATACTCTCTCCTTGTCGATTCCCTGTGCCTTGTATAATTCAATAATCTCAATGGCCTTCTTAATTGTGGCGTCCCTGTTGAAGGATAACCTTGCATCAACCTCGGTGGACACCCGACCTGGCACAATCTTGAGAATCTCAGCACCAAATTCAACCAACAATCTGTCAAGTGCTAGACTAGCCTGTTCCTCCTTGGTGGAACCCTTGCTCTTGGCATAGTCAATAGCAATGTCAATTAACTTGGCGTATTGTGGTTGCTTAGTAGCTGCCAAAATCAACGATGGATTCGTAGTTGCATCTTGTGGAGTGAACTTTGCAATAGATTCAAAATCACCAGTATCTGCAACAACAGTGGTACCTGACTTCTTAAGTTGTTCTAATTGAGacatttttcttgtttgttcAATGGGGTTGGTATAAACAAATGACAATAAATGGCTCCTTACAAAGACAGCATCAGGGAATGACCCTGTTATATACGATTCTATTCATGTCCCCTCCTCTACGGTATTAATTTTTTCGAGAGCGGAAAGAGTTTCCAAAGGAGGAGAGACACCCGAAACAAGTACCATGGCATCCCGTTCGTCGTGTCGCGACAGCACAGAGTGTTTTACCAATGCCtctgatgaaaaaattgatttttttttttctttctttttttttttttcatgtttttttcatgtttttttcatgttttttttgttttttattttcttttttcttgcttaTTTTTTTGCGGCTCTTTCGAATTGCTCGAATTTCTCGAATCCCCGTGGCTGGTAATCACTGTCAGGTTTAACtgattatttgaaaacCAATGTTAAATTGATGGTGGCTGCAATGAATTCGGAGAAGATAAGATTGGCCTATAATTCTAGTTAAACATTGACCACAGAACACTTTATAGACAATGTCCTCTATTAACACGCCTGCAGTGGTCATGGACAATGGTACCGGGTTCACCAAATTGGGGTTTGCCGGTAACGATTCTCCTTCTTGGGTTTTCCCAACTGCAATCTCAACAAGGGTATCTGGATCCTCCGGTAACAAGCCTGCTGCTCCTTCCAAACCATCTTTCCTCTCATCGGGTTCATCTGCTGCGGAATCCAAGCTTGGTTCCGGGACGTCCATTCACGGGAATAGAAACATGGCCGACTTGGACTTCTTTATTGGAGATGAAGCAATTGAGGCGGCAAAGGGACCTTCATATTCTTTGAGTTATCCGATTAGACACGGTCAGATTGAAAATTGGGATCAAATGGAGAGGTTTTGGGAAACTTcgattttcaaatacttgAAATGTGAACCGGAAGATCATTATTTCTTATTAACAGAACCTCCCTTAAATCCACCCgaaaatagagaaaataCAGCAGAGATTATGtttgaaagtttcaacTGTTCAGGTCTTTATATTGCCGTACAGGCAGTTCTTGCCTTGGCGGCTTCGTGGACTAGTTCCAAGGTTGTGGATAGATCATTGACCGGTACAGTCATTGATTCCGGTGATGGTGTCACGCATGTCATTCCTGTAGCTGAAGGTTATGTTATAGGTTCTGCAATTAAGAACATCCCCATAGCTGGCAGAGACATTACGAGTTTTATTCAAACCATGCTTAGAGAGAGAGGTGAACCTGATTCATCCTTGCGTACAGCAGAACAAATCAAACAGAAATTCTGTTACGTATGTCCCGATATTGTTAAGGAGTTTAGGAAATTCGACAATAATTCTGAAATGTTTGCAAAATACATGATTGAGACTGTTGATCATAGGCAAGCGTATGTTGATGTTGGTTATGAGAGATTCTTGGCCCctgaaatatttttcaaccCAGAAATTTGCTCAAGTGATTTCCTTACACCATTACCTGTCGTTGTCGATCAAGTTATCCAGGCTTCTCCTATTGATGTTCGTAAGAATTTGTATAAAAACATTGTGTTGAGTGGTGGCTCGACAATGTTTAAGGATTTTGGAAGAAGGCTACAAAGAGACCTTAAAACTATGGTTAATGACAGGGTTGAAGCAAGTGAAAGGTTGAGCGGTACAAAGTCAAGTGGTGTTCAAGTCCAAGTTATTTCCCACAAGAGACAGAGAAATGCCGTTTGGTTTGGTGGCTCGTTGATGGCCCAAACTTCAGAGTTTAAGAGTTACTGTCATACCAAGAGAGACTACGATGAATATGGACCAAACATTGTCAGAAACTTCTCCCTATTTGGGGTTCCATAAATATCCCTAGATGTCCCCTCCACTTTTGGACTTCCCATGATATAGATACgatatatgtatatttaaaataaaaatgagATTACTGGTAATAACGAGACATGCCCTTTAACTCTGTTTATAGTATATCCGAGAAATCGGTGTAGTTGTCAAATTTCTTTACATTATAGGTACACCATATAAAATACGATTTGCTAAGATTACCTTTTAGCTTTTCTTCTCCCAATGGCTCTTTCTTGGCCTTGTTTCCTCCATATCAAGGAAGGTACAGCATTAGAGGCAAaaatttttggaattggagCAGATACAAACAGGCCAGTGAGAGCAGCCAACGCTGGTCTTTGTTCATATCTGCTGGCAACCCATTGTTGCTGTTCCATTTCATTATCTCTGGACCACATGGTAAAGGTAGGCATACtagcattttttttcttatctttCTAAAATTGGTTAAAAGAAACAGGCTTGTagatgaaaaggaaagcaacaaacaaggaaaaggaaCATTTTATAGCATTGGAAAGGAAGCAACATCgtcatgtttttttttacctaTAAGATAATAGAGCTTTTAATTATAAGTTTCTAGTAAGCGTTAAAATAGAAATATTTAATTGTACATCAAATACggaattcatcaaattttaGAGGTCAGTTCCGgtacaatttcaaaaatgtcaCCAACTAGACCAACATCGgcaactttgaaaattggcgcttcttcatctttgttTATTGCGACAATGACCCTGGAGTCTTTCATACCAGCTAAATGTTGGATTGCACCAGATATACCAACAGCAATATACAAGTCAGGTGCAATGATCTTACCTGTTTGACCAACTTGTAAAGAGTTATCGCAGAAGCCTTCATCCACTGCTACACGCGATGCACCAATGGCAGCACCCAGCTTGCTAGCTAATGGGTTCAACAATGCTTCAAAAGTCTTTTTATCCTTCAATGCACGGCCACCCGAAACAACAATCTTGGCTGATGCTAGGTCTGGTTTGTCgcttttcatcaaagatTCACTGACCCAAACAGTTTTAACTTCTGCATCCACAGGTGTTATTTCCTCAATTGGTGCTGCTGCATCAGATTTCTCAACTGCTGGTGAAAACGCAGAGCCTCTGATAGATGTCATCACAATGTTGTCGTTTGATTTAACCGTTAGGATTGCATTACCTGCGTATGTTGGTCTTACAAAAGTGGAGGCGTCAACAACCTTGGTTATATCTGATATTGGCTGTAAGTCTAGAATTGCACCGGCACGTGGAAGAACAGACTTTCCCATAGCGCTGGCAGGAACCACAACTGATGAAATGTCAGTAACCGCTGGTGACTTTTCACCTTTTATTAATGAAGCAACTAATGGTGCCAACTGTTCAGGAAGATAATGCTCGTAACGCTTATCAGATTGAATAACAACCTTCTGAATACCGGCTAATGATGCAACTTCCTTTGCAGCTTCTGGTGCGTTTGGACCTACCAACAGCGCAGTGATTGGCTTGTTGATAGCTTTTGCAGCGGTTATAGTTGACAAGGAAGCTGGGGTAATGGAAGAACCACTGGTCTCTAAGAGAGCAAGTGTGTGTGAATATCTAACTGCACGTGCAGAATGCTTAAATCCCCTCAAAGCTAGCATACTGAAAGTTTACTGACTCTTGTCTACCTTGAGTGTCTTAGCTCTGAAGGTAACATGAAACGACACAAGAGCTATCAAACATTCAAGTCAATCAGTGTAGACgaatcaaatgaaaaaaagggaaaaacCGGCGCCGCTTCGCTGACTCTTCCCAACTCCCGTCAATTCTCAACCTCAATTATTCGTATTATACATAAATATACTACTTTGTCGAAAGCAGGCACGCTGCTAGATTTTACCTAGTAAATTGAATAATATGTATACTTATATCAGAGACTATTGGATAGTCCAACAATGGCAAATATTGTGCAGTAAGTTGAAACACATATAAAGATGtacaaatccaaaaaagAGACTGTGGTAATCTGACAAGCTTGTGTATATTCACAGAAGTTTACgtcttttgaaaatatctGGGTATTCGTTTTCGACATTTATATTCATATTAACGCCAAGCATTGCAGACATATCCACATCTTCGACGGCATTAGTTTCTGGTGTAAGACCCGTTGATTCTAACAATGTCGGTGTAAGTATATCATCGTGTTGTCTTTGAGACTGCATGTGTATATTGGTATTTGGGGTATCATGAGGTTGAGAAGAAACCTGAATCTGTGCGTCGGAAAACCCTACATTTTtgctttcttctttaatgTGATGTTGTATTACTTGCTGCGTCGGAGTTTGTGattgctgctgctgttgaagTGGTTGCTGTTGTATCACTTGCTGCGTCGGGGTTTGTGattgctgttgttgctgtgctggttgttgctgctgctgttgctgaGGCGTTTGTTGTGTTTGTTGTGGTAAAGAATTTGGATGTGGTTGTTCATTCGGACTTTGTCCCTGTCGTTGTGAAGGTGGCTGTAGCCGTTGTTCatgttgttgctgtttgGAATGTTCTTGGGATACATTATCTACCGGGTGCGTAGCTGGTGCAGAAATTACTTGTGCAGATGTTGCCACTGGGGCAGAATGTACAGAGGCTTGGACTGGTGATTCCACAATCTTATTGAACTTCTTGTTAATATTATGCTTCTCTAATATCATAAACAAATCATCTTTGGTGAATGGTTTGGCCAAAATATCTGTCATACCATGGTTCAAATAGGTCACTAAGTCATTTCGTTGGTAATTACCTGTCATCGCAATAATTGGGGTATCTTTATCAAACGAACGAATAATAGAAGTGGCACTAGCACCATCTAAATTAGGCATGACAATATCCATCAAAACTAAATCAAACTTCACTTGTTCGACAGCTGATATTGCACTGAGTCCATCAGTTACAACAATCACTGTACATCCatatttcatcaaaaatttcTTGCAAAGTTGAATACAAAcgtcatcatcttcaactaaTAGAACATGCAATGGAGTATTTGGAGGTCGGTTCAATAACCTTGAGTTGGCATCGATTTGCGTACTCACTATAGGTTCGACAATAGATTTACGTTTATCTGGAGGTGAAATATATGGACTCATCTGTTGTGAAGGAGGTTTAGTTTGAGTGACTTGATGCGACTGGCtaagttgttgttgttggtgaaGCTGAGATGGCGTTTGTTGTTGTGCTGCTGAAGTTGGTGTTGTCGTTGctggttgttgttgttggttttgatgttgctgctgctgctgctgctgtgGTTGTGGCtgtggttgtggttgtggttgtggttgttgttgttgttgttgttgttgagttGGTAATATCTGTTGGTTTGCCGGTTGACatagttgttgttgtgaATGTTGACCTTGTACATATTGGCTTGTCATTGGTATCTGTACTTGCATAGGCATCATCTGTATAGGTTCGTTCACAATGTCTAGTTGTGGTAAATTCAATGGCGGTAGTTGGATCCCCATCGATGTAACAGATTTGGCTAATATGTCAATGGCCCTAGTTAATGATACATTAATATCCTTGGTCAGCAAAAGGTTTGGTATTAAAGACTCATACTTCTGGTTGAGTTTGGCAACATTTGCGTTAAGCTGGCTAACCTGTCCGTTCAAAGCGTTATTCTGCTTCTCCAAAAACTTAACACGATCTTCCAATTTCCTGTACGAAACAACGGGAACGCAATTTGCTGCAGAAACAGTATCTGCTGATTCTTTCTTAGTGGGTACTTTCCTTTTGATATTCTCGAGAGATGTTTGATCAAACCTATTAAAGTCCGGATGCTTGAATTCCCA
The Pichia kudriavzevii chromosome 2, complete sequence DNA segment above includes these coding regions:
- a CDS encoding uncharacterized protein (PKUD0B01060; similar to Saccharomyces cerevisiae YHR206W (SKN7) and YJR147W (HMS2); ancestral locus Anc_4.385), producing the protein MSDVKTDNGGPLAGSSRGTNQHAQGQQVQQSQGVVPVVGQSTDFVKKLFQMLEENQFGDVVKWSDDGDSFLICDTNEFTKQVLPCYFKHSNFSSFVRQLNKYDFHKVKISPEVKQRYQLENVWEFKHPDFNRFDQTSLENIKRKVPTKKESADTVSAANCVPVVSYRKLEDRVKFLEKQNNALNGQVSQLNANVAKLNQKYESLIPNLLLTKDINVSLTRAIDILAKSVTSMGIQLPPLNLPQLDIVNEPIQMMPMQVQIPMTSQYVQGQHSQQQLCQPANQQILPTQQQQQQQQPQPQPQPQPQPQQQQQQQHQNQQQQPATTTPTSAAQQQTPSQLHQQQQLSQSHQVTQTKPPSQQMSPYISPPDKRKSIVEPIVSTQIDANSRLLNRPPNTPLHVLLVEDDDVCIQLCKKFLMKYGCTVIVVTDGLSAISAVEQVKFDLVLMDIVMPNLDGASATSIIRSFDKDTPIIAMTGNYQRNDLVTYLNHGMTDILAKPFTKDDLFMILEKHNINKKFNKIVESPVQASVHSAPVATSAQVISAPATHPVDNVSQEHSKQQQHEQRLQPPSQRQGQSPNEQPHPNSLPQQTQQTPQQQQQQQPAQQQQQSQTPTQQVIQQQPLQQQQQSQTPTQQVIQHHIKEESKNVGFSDAQIQVSSQPHDTPNTNIHMQSQRQHDDILTPTLLESTGLTPETNAVEDVDMSAMLGVNMNINVENEYPDIFKRRKLL
- a CDS encoding uncharacterized protein (PKUD0B01050; similar to Saccharomyces cerevisiae YPR004C (AIM45); ancestral locus Anc_8.100) — encoded protein: MLALRGFKHSARAVRYSHTLALLETSGSSITPASLSTITAAKAINKPITALLVGPNAPEAAKEVASLAGIQKVVIQSDKRYEHYLPEQLAPLVASLIKGEKSPAVTDISSVVVPASAMGKSVLPRAGAILDLQPISDITKVVDASTFVRPTYAGNAILTVKSNDNIVMTSIRGSAFSPAVEKSDAAAPIEEITPVDAEVKTVWVSESLMKSDKPDLASAKIVVSGGRALKDKKTFEALLNPLASKLGAAIGASRVAVDEGFCDNSLQVGQTGKIIAPDLYIAVGISGAIQHLAGMKDSRVIVAINKDEEAPIFKVADVGLVGDIFEIVPELTSKI
- a CDS encoding uncharacterized protein (PKUD0B01040; similar to Saccharomyces cerevisiae YJR065C (ARP3); ancestral locus Anc_1.514): MSSINTPAVVMDNGTGFTKLGFAGNDSPSWVFPTAISTRVSGSSGNKPAAPSKPSFLSSGSSAAESKLGSGTSIHGNRNMADLDFFIGDEAIEAAKGPSYSLSYPIRHGQIENWDQMERFWETSIFKYLKCEPEDHYFLLTEPPLNPPENRENTAEIMFESFNCSGLYIAVQAVLALAASWTSSKVVDRSLTGTVIDSGDGVTHVIPVAEGYVIGSAIKNIPIAGRDITSFIQTMLRERGEPDSSLRTAEQIKQKFCYVCPDIVKEFRKFDNNSEMFAKYMIETVDHRQAYVDVGYERFLAPEIFFNPEICSSDFLTPLPVVVDQVIQASPIDVRKNLYKNIVLSGGSTMFKDFGRRLQRDLKTMVNDRVEASERLSGTKSSGVQVQVISHKRQRNAVWFGGSLMAQTSEFKSYCHTKRDYDEYGPNIVRNFSLFGVP
- a CDS encoding uncharacterized protein (PKUD0B01030; similar to Saccharomyces cerevisiae YGR043C (NQM1) and YLR354C (TAL1); ancestral locus Anc_4.188), with protein sequence MSQLEQLKKSGTTVVADTGDFESIAKFTPQDATTNPSLILAATKQPQYAKLIDIAIDYAKSKGSTKEEQASLALDRLLVEFGAEILKIVPGRVSTEVDARLSFNRDATIKKAIEIIELYKAQGIDKERVLIKIASTWEGIQAARELESKHGIHCNLTLLFSFVQAVACAEANVTLISPFVGRILDWYKASTGKEYTSETDPGVLSVRNIFNYYKKFGYKTIVMGASFRNTGEIAALAGCDYLTISPSLLDKLANSNDPLPKVLDASKAKELDLEKVSYVDDEPDFRFLLNEDAMATEKLSEGIRKFSADCEALYNELLRRVSA